The Geobacillus stearothermophilus ATCC 12980 genome contains a region encoding:
- a CDS encoding Panacea domain-containing protein, giving the protein MAKIYYLRGKMGNMMATVEVETVTNVYDVAKTFLTFEPMTHKKLQKLCYYAYSWYLTLYGKRLFNNRIEAWVHGPVCPDLYHEYKHYGWQEIETVNELPKSIAENPDVYEFIKEVFESYGHLNGDELEYLTHMEEPWKEARGNLGELEPCTEKIKDEVIIRFYRKVLEDEQKD; this is encoded by the coding sequence ATGGCGAAGATTTATTATTTAAGGGGGAAGATGGGGAATATGATGGCAACTGTTGAAGTTGAAACGGTTACAAACGTATATGACGTTGCCAAAACCTTTCTTACATTTGAACCCATGACTCATAAAAAGCTACAAAAGCTGTGCTACTATGCTTATTCGTGGTATTTAACGTTGTACGGCAAAAGATTGTTTAACAATCGTATTGAAGCATGGGTACATGGGCCAGTTTGTCCGGATTTGTATCATGAATATAAACACTATGGTTGGCAAGAAATTGAAACGGTTAACGAATTACCAAAATCTATTGCAGAAAACCCGGATGTTTATGAGTTTATTAAAGAGGTTTTCGAGTCTTATGGGCACTTGAACGGGGATGAATTAGAATACTTAACTCATATGGAAGAACCTTGGAAAGAGGCTAGGGGAAATCTTGGAGAGTTAGAACCTTGTACTGAAAAAATCAAAGATGAGGTAATAATCAGATTTTATCGCAAGGTGTTGGAGGATGAGCAGAAAGACTAA
- a CDS encoding ArpU family phage packaging/lysis transcriptional regulator — translation MRLAEDAAIRRMDFGKECDEYMKKFTERRTGMTKLERELIVKRYMSIEEPRDYDVYNEAGISESTFYRVREKAFYKLAFALRIEVYKEEAPV, via the coding sequence ATGAGATTGGCTGAAGATGCGGCGATCAGGAGGATGGATTTCGGAAAGGAATGCGATGAATACATGAAAAAGTTCACGGAAAGGCGAACTGGGATGACAAAACTGGAACGCGAGCTGATCGTGAAGCGGTATATGAGCATAGAGGAACCACGCGACTACGATGTCTACAATGAAGCGGGAATTAGTGAATCGACGTTTTATCGCGTGAGGGAGAAGGCGTTTTATAAATTGGCGTTTGCTTTGCGAATTGAAGTGTACAAGGAAGAGGCACCTGTTTAG
- a CDS encoding helix-turn-helix domain-containing protein: MTAVKIEKGVAQYIEHNLYYYFEYVRDIQRLKKDILFGRVSYDENVGGGRGNLPSRPTERRTIELITHRRLERLEQIVHAIQTVYRSLSPEKQKAVQLKYWSGKSYTWEQVAREIGVSVRQLYRWRDQIIYDIAKLLGEANS; this comes from the coding sequence ATGACCGCTGTAAAAATCGAAAAAGGCGTTGCTCAATATATTGAACATAATCTCTATTACTATTTCGAATATGTGCGCGACATTCAACGCTTAAAGAAAGATATTCTGTTCGGTCGGGTGAGTTACGATGAGAATGTCGGTGGAGGGCGTGGCAATCTCCCTTCGCGGCCAACTGAACGACGGACAATTGAACTGATTACCCATAGGCGCTTGGAGCGTTTGGAGCAGATCGTTCACGCAATTCAAACGGTATACAGGTCGCTTTCACCAGAGAAACAAAAAGCGGTACAGTTGAAGTATTGGTCGGGAAAATCGTATACGTGGGAGCAAGTTGCTAGGGAGATCGGGGTGAGTGTGCGGCAATTGTACAGATGGAGAGATCAAATTATTTATGACATTGCGAAATTGTTGGGAGAGGCCAATTCATGA
- the thyA gene encoding thymidylate synthase: MKQYLDLLRDILENGIEREDRTGTGTISVFGRQLRFDLQKGFPLLTTKKLHIRSIIYELLWFLRGDTNIRFLNENGVTIWDEWADENGDLGPIYGAQWRSWKGADGKTIDQIAWVVEEIKRNPHSRRLLVSAWNVAELDEMKLPPCHYAFQFYVANGRLSCMWQQRSVDTFLGLPFNIASYALLTHMVAQQCDLEVGELIFSGGDVHLYKNHVEQAKLQLTREPRPLPKLIIKRKPDSIFDYRYEDFEFIGYDPHPAIKAPISV, translated from the coding sequence ATGAAGCAGTATTTGGACTTGTTGCGCGATATTCTTGAAAACGGTATTGAAAGGGAAGATCGGACGGGAACGGGAACGATTTCTGTGTTCGGCCGCCAGTTGCGTTTCGACTTGCAAAAAGGCTTTCCGTTGTTGACGACGAAAAAACTTCACATTCGCTCGATCATCTATGAACTATTGTGGTTTTTGCGCGGTGATACGAATATTCGCTTCTTAAACGAGAATGGAGTGACCATTTGGGATGAATGGGCGGACGAAAACGGCGATCTCGGCCCGATTTACGGCGCGCAATGGCGCTCGTGGAAGGGAGCAGACGGGAAAACCATCGACCAGATCGCATGGGTTGTCGAAGAGATCAAACGAAATCCGCATTCACGCCGGCTGCTGGTGAGCGCTTGGAATGTAGCGGAATTGGACGAGATGAAGCTGCCGCCGTGCCATTACGCCTTCCAGTTTTACGTGGCCAACGGCCGGCTGTCGTGCATGTGGCAACAGCGTTCTGTCGATACATTTCTAGGATTGCCGTTTAACATCGCGAGCTATGCCCTACTGACACATATGGTTGCCCAACAGTGTGATTTGGAAGTAGGCGAGCTTATCTTTTCCGGAGGGGATGTTCATTTGTATAAAAACCATGTGGAGCAGGCGAAGTTGCAATTGACGCGCGAACCGCGACCGCTTCCCAAACTTATCATCAAGAGAAAACCGGATTCGATTTTTGACTATCGCTATGAAGATTTTGAGTTTATCGGATACGATCCGCATCCGGCGATTAAAGCCCCGATTTCTGTATAA
- a CDS encoding DUF3310 domain-containing protein, with protein sequence MKLPKQEDVRPDYYKVGGIEPIDYMKAKMTPEQFEGFCLGNVYKYTGRYLYKGGLTDLKKARYYLERLIETKEERDERSDG encoded by the coding sequence ATGAAGTTGCCAAAACAAGAAGACGTACGCCCCGACTATTACAAGGTAGGGGGCATCGAACCTATCGATTATATGAAGGCGAAAATGACGCCTGAACAGTTCGAAGGATTTTGTTTGGGGAACGTATATAAATACACAGGACGTTATCTCTACAAGGGAGGATTGACGGATTTAAAAAAAGCGAGATATTACCTTGAGCGTTTGATCGAAACAAAGGAGGAGCGCGATGAACGAAGCGACGGATAA